A single genomic interval of Rhododendron vialii isolate Sample 1 chromosome 3a, ASM3025357v1 harbors:
- the LOC131319264 gene encoding uncharacterized protein LOC131319264 isoform X1, producing MGSSSNENSTCSPREKYPYPTEFNVLDFVPKLFSEGNYNNWKLLMRDFIRMRGLIGFIEGVAAEEHNQDETWKRSNNLVRGWILVTLSEDIRPRVLPFETAKGLWTRLEKIFDPTRSTWQPDDGMEYRQGHYLALQKAAIKGDWDKAREIIESEPNAVRTHITPTLQTALAIAISSGSAGRNRFVRKLLEKMTPKDVVDLVDNNGGTALFEAVVVGNIEGAKMLVYKNSDLPNKPDKYGNMPLHFAAMCGFREMVLYLKEVTREDIVFANDYAGALLLCLLTRSEMYDVALTFLHRKPVLACMACMGFKEFNPFDIIVEKHSSFPSGNSSNLWHNLVYLGAPVIHCNEGGRRGDIENPANCCISESYCAVWQRLHIMIWDVAEKLVPHVKCIRDKKKKQHHALQLVKFLCMEVAKSNLSKVEMIFKPALRKAVRVGIPEIVEEIVLSYPSALFFMDLDGLNIFNYAILYRRERVFNLIYQTDHVGKRFILGEDYSSNNGLHLVARLTHEQQINLKAGAAGAVLQMQREVQWFKEVEKFSQPGDKEKRNTNGMTPIEVFSETHQALAKEGERWMKDTATSCTIVAALIATMVFAAAVTAPGGNNDHNGQPILSKQKAFIVFGISDALALFSSITSVLMFLLILTSRYAEEDFLYTLPKRLIIGLITLFVSILSTMVAFGAILYLVFGDNKVWILIPIVTLASIPVTLFGALQFPLLIEMIRSTYGRGIFGKQSDRVLR from the exons ATGGGTTCCTCGAGCAATGAGAACAGTACTTGTTCTCCAAGAGAGAAGTACCCATACCCGACGGAGTTTAATGTTCTGGACTTCGTCCCCAAATTGTTTTCTGAAGGAAACTACAACAATTGGAAGTTATTGATGCGGGACTTCATCCGCATGCGAGGTTTGATTGGTTTTATCGAAGGAGTGGCTGCGGAGGAACACAACCAAGATGAGACTTGGAAAAGATCAAACAATCTTGTACGTGGATGGATACTAGTAACCCTCAGTGAAGATATCCGCCCACGAGTGCTACCCTTCGAAACTGCTAAAGGTTTGTGGACGAGATTGGAGAAAATATTTGATCCAACCAGATCAACATGGCAACCTG ACGATGGAATGGAGTATAGGCAAGGCCACTATCTAGCCTTGCAGAAAGCTGCAATCAAAGGGGATTGGGACAAAGCCAGGGAAATCATAGAAAGCGAACCAAACGCTGTTAGGACTCACATCACACCTACCTTACAAACAGCGCTCGCTATAGCCATCTCGTCAGGGTCGGCGGGGAGAAATCGTTTTGTGAGGAAGCTTTTGGAGAAGATGACGCCAAAGGATGTTGTGGATCTAGTTGACAACAACGGCGGGACAGCCCTTTTCGAAGCTGTAGTCGTTGGCAACATAGAAGGAGCCAAAATGTTAGTCTACAAGAACTCTGATCTTCCTAATAAACCAGACAAATATGGAAATATGCCTCTCCATTTCGCTGCCATGTGTGGGTTTAGAGAGATGGTTCTTTACTTAAAGGAAGTCACTAGAGAAGACATTGTATTTGCGAATGACTACGCGGGTGCTCTTCTTCTATGTCTTCTTACACGTAGTGAAATGTATG ACGTAGCTTTAACTTTTCTTCACCGAAAACCTGTGCTGGCATGCATGGCATGCATGGGATTCAAGGAATTCAATCCTTTTGATATAATTGTCGAAAAGCATTCTTCATTCCCGAGTGGAAATTCCTCAAACCTCTGGCATAATTTAGTCTATTTGG GAGCTCCAGTGATCCATTGTAAcgaaggaggaagaagaggagacaTTGAGAATCCAGCCAATTGTTGCATCTCTG AATCTTATTGTGCAGTGTGGCAAAGATTGCATATTATGATTTGGGATGTCGCTGAAAAACTTG TGCCGCATGTCAAATGCATccgagataaaaaaaagaaacaacatcATGCACTACAGCTTGTCAAATTCCTCTGCATGGAAGTTGCAAAATCAAATCTCTCAAAGGTGGAAATGATATTTAAGCCAGCATTGCGAAAAGCAGTACGTGTAGGGATACCCGAAATTGTTGAAGAGATTGTATTGTCATATCCTTCAGCATTGTTTTTTATGGATCTAGACGGCCTAAACATCTTCAACTATGCAATTCTATATCGTCGTGAACGTGTGTTCAACCTCATATATCAAACTGATCATGTTGGTAAAAGATTTATATTAGGAGAGGACTATTCATCGAACAATGGTTTGCATTTGGTTGCACGTCTGACACATGAGCAACAAATCAATCTAAAAGCGGGTGCTGCTGGGGCAGTTCTACAGATGCAACGAGAAGTGCAATGGTTTAAG GAAGTAGAAAAATTTTCACAACCTGGtgacaaagaaaaaaggaataCCAATGGAATGACACCTATAGAAGTATTTTCTGAAACACACCAAGCTTTGGCAAAGGAGGGTGAGCGATGGATGAAAGATACAGCCACATCATGCACCATAGTTGCTGCCCTTATTGCCACTATGGTTTTTGCAGCCGCTGTTACAGCACCAGGTGGAAACAATGATCATAACGGCCAACCGATACTTTCGAAACAAAAAGCCTTCATAGTTTTTGGCATATCTGACGCACTGGCTCTATTCTCATCCATCACTTCTGTGTTAATGTTCTTACTTATCCTGACTTCTCGTTACGCAGAGGAAGATTTCCTATATACCTTACCCAAAAGGTTAATTATTGGTCTCATAACCCTATTTGTCTCCATCTTATCCACGATGGTAGCCTTTGGTGCCATATTGTATCTCGTGTTTGGAGATAATAAGGTATGGATTCTTATCCCTATTGTCACATTGGCTAGTATTCCTGTCACCTTGTTCGGAGCTTTGCAATTTCCTCTCCTTATAGAGATGATCCGATCCACATATGGTAGAGGCATTTTTGGCAAGCAAAGTGATCGTGTGCTCCGATAG
- the LOC131319264 gene encoding uncharacterized protein LOC131319264 isoform X2 has protein sequence MGSSSNENSTCSPREKYPYPTEFNVLDFVPKLFSEGNYNNWKLLMRDFIRMRGLIGFIEGVAAEEHNQDETWKRSNNLVRGWILVTLSEDIRPRVLPFETAKGLWTRLEKIFDPTRSTWQPDDGMEYRQGHYLALQKAAIKGDWDKAREIIESEPNAVRTHITPTLQTALAIAISSGSAGRNRFVRKLLEKMTPKDVVDLVDNNGGTALFEAVVVGNIEGAKMLVYKNSDLPNKPDKYGNMPLHFAAMCGFREMVLYLKEVTREDIVFANDYAGALLLCLLTRSEMYDVALTFLHRKPVLACMACMGFKEFNPFDIIVEKHSSFPSGNSSNLWHNLVYLGAPVIHCNEGGRRGDIENPANCCISVWQRLHIMIWDVAEKLVPHVKCIRDKKKKQHHALQLVKFLCMEVAKSNLSKVEMIFKPALRKAVRVGIPEIVEEIVLSYPSALFFMDLDGLNIFNYAILYRRERVFNLIYQTDHVGKRFILGEDYSSNNGLHLVARLTHEQQINLKAGAAGAVLQMQREVQWFKEVEKFSQPGDKEKRNTNGMTPIEVFSETHQALAKEGERWMKDTATSCTIVAALIATMVFAAAVTAPGGNNDHNGQPILSKQKAFIVFGISDALALFSSITSVLMFLLILTSRYAEEDFLYTLPKRLIIGLITLFVSILSTMVAFGAILYLVFGDNKVWILIPIVTLASIPVTLFGALQFPLLIEMIRSTYGRGIFGKQSDRVLR, from the exons ATGGGTTCCTCGAGCAATGAGAACAGTACTTGTTCTCCAAGAGAGAAGTACCCATACCCGACGGAGTTTAATGTTCTGGACTTCGTCCCCAAATTGTTTTCTGAAGGAAACTACAACAATTGGAAGTTATTGATGCGGGACTTCATCCGCATGCGAGGTTTGATTGGTTTTATCGAAGGAGTGGCTGCGGAGGAACACAACCAAGATGAGACTTGGAAAAGATCAAACAATCTTGTACGTGGATGGATACTAGTAACCCTCAGTGAAGATATCCGCCCACGAGTGCTACCCTTCGAAACTGCTAAAGGTTTGTGGACGAGATTGGAGAAAATATTTGATCCAACCAGATCAACATGGCAACCTG ACGATGGAATGGAGTATAGGCAAGGCCACTATCTAGCCTTGCAGAAAGCTGCAATCAAAGGGGATTGGGACAAAGCCAGGGAAATCATAGAAAGCGAACCAAACGCTGTTAGGACTCACATCACACCTACCTTACAAACAGCGCTCGCTATAGCCATCTCGTCAGGGTCGGCGGGGAGAAATCGTTTTGTGAGGAAGCTTTTGGAGAAGATGACGCCAAAGGATGTTGTGGATCTAGTTGACAACAACGGCGGGACAGCCCTTTTCGAAGCTGTAGTCGTTGGCAACATAGAAGGAGCCAAAATGTTAGTCTACAAGAACTCTGATCTTCCTAATAAACCAGACAAATATGGAAATATGCCTCTCCATTTCGCTGCCATGTGTGGGTTTAGAGAGATGGTTCTTTACTTAAAGGAAGTCACTAGAGAAGACATTGTATTTGCGAATGACTACGCGGGTGCTCTTCTTCTATGTCTTCTTACACGTAGTGAAATGTATG ACGTAGCTTTAACTTTTCTTCACCGAAAACCTGTGCTGGCATGCATGGCATGCATGGGATTCAAGGAATTCAATCCTTTTGATATAATTGTCGAAAAGCATTCTTCATTCCCGAGTGGAAATTCCTCAAACCTCTGGCATAATTTAGTCTATTTGG GAGCTCCAGTGATCCATTGTAAcgaaggaggaagaagaggagacaTTGAGAATCCAGCCAATTGTTGCATCTCTG TGTGGCAAAGATTGCATATTATGATTTGGGATGTCGCTGAAAAACTTG TGCCGCATGTCAAATGCATccgagataaaaaaaagaaacaacatcATGCACTACAGCTTGTCAAATTCCTCTGCATGGAAGTTGCAAAATCAAATCTCTCAAAGGTGGAAATGATATTTAAGCCAGCATTGCGAAAAGCAGTACGTGTAGGGATACCCGAAATTGTTGAAGAGATTGTATTGTCATATCCTTCAGCATTGTTTTTTATGGATCTAGACGGCCTAAACATCTTCAACTATGCAATTCTATATCGTCGTGAACGTGTGTTCAACCTCATATATCAAACTGATCATGTTGGTAAAAGATTTATATTAGGAGAGGACTATTCATCGAACAATGGTTTGCATTTGGTTGCACGTCTGACACATGAGCAACAAATCAATCTAAAAGCGGGTGCTGCTGGGGCAGTTCTACAGATGCAACGAGAAGTGCAATGGTTTAAG GAAGTAGAAAAATTTTCACAACCTGGtgacaaagaaaaaaggaataCCAATGGAATGACACCTATAGAAGTATTTTCTGAAACACACCAAGCTTTGGCAAAGGAGGGTGAGCGATGGATGAAAGATACAGCCACATCATGCACCATAGTTGCTGCCCTTATTGCCACTATGGTTTTTGCAGCCGCTGTTACAGCACCAGGTGGAAACAATGATCATAACGGCCAACCGATACTTTCGAAACAAAAAGCCTTCATAGTTTTTGGCATATCTGACGCACTGGCTCTATTCTCATCCATCACTTCTGTGTTAATGTTCTTACTTATCCTGACTTCTCGTTACGCAGAGGAAGATTTCCTATATACCTTACCCAAAAGGTTAATTATTGGTCTCATAACCCTATTTGTCTCCATCTTATCCACGATGGTAGCCTTTGGTGCCATATTGTATCTCGTGTTTGGAGATAATAAGGTATGGATTCTTATCCCTATTGTCACATTGGCTAGTATTCCTGTCACCTTGTTCGGAGCTTTGCAATTTCCTCTCCTTATAGAGATGATCCGATCCACATATGGTAGAGGCATTTTTGGCAAGCAAAGTGATCGTGTGCTCCGATAG